One window from the genome of Breoghania sp. L-A4 encodes:
- a CDS encoding conjugal transfer protein TraD encodes MRKPRDFDAELKALEDKAKKLKARKVQQLGELVIATGADNLSADELAGALVALAETKDTGKREAWVKRGAAFFQGRTRRSASASDRNAGGIPTQPGSAQPASGSTGAA; translated from the coding sequence ATGCGCAAGCCACGGGACTTCGATGCGGAACTGAAGGCGCTCGAAGACAAAGCCAAGAAACTGAAAGCCCGTAAGGTGCAGCAGCTCGGCGAACTGGTGATCGCCACCGGGGCGGACAACCTCAGCGCCGACGAACTGGCCGGGGCGCTGGTCGCGTTGGCCGAAACCAAGGACACCGGAAAGAGGGAGGCGTGGGTAAAGCGCGGGGCGGCGTTCTTTCAGGGACGGACGCGGCGATCTGCTTCGGCATCTGACCGCAACGCTGGCGGCATTCCAACGCAACCGGGCAGCGCGCAACCGGCATCAGGCAGCACGGGCGCGGCATGA
- a CDS encoding conjugal transfer protein TraD, which yields MRTWQVERRKRTKHLIELGGLIVKAGIVDLTGDDRATILGALIWMADKLNSEDGERARALWAEKGREAFEKG from the coding sequence ATGCGGACATGGCAGGTCGAGCGCCGCAAGCGCACAAAACACCTGATCGAACTTGGCGGCCTCATCGTCAAGGCAGGCATCGTGGACCTGACCGGCGATGACCGCGCCACCATCCTCGGCGCGCTGATCTGGATGGCCGACAAGCTCAACAGCGAGGACGGTGAACGGGCGCGGGCGCTATGGGCCGAAAAGGGAAGAGAGGCGTTCGAGAAGGGCTGA
- a CDS encoding GNAT family N-acetyltransferase, whose translation MKVRKLQTTDLDCVIKIEQTAWGVNAASAEMIASRARNFGEGSIVVLEGERVVGYAAAQLTEHLSTGSWSEQTDGGLITRTHMPAGRLAYGVSMSALPGVGGKGVAWHVITHYARIFLETGRCDSMCVGSRLPGFARWSATPGNSGTLSDYLRSGTDARPRDPELRLYTANGFQILWGLPDYYPDPKSLDAGAMLLRRE comes from the coding sequence ATGAAAGTCCGAAAACTTCAAACTACCGATCTCGATTGCGTGATCAAGATCGAGCAGACCGCCTGGGGTGTTAACGCGGCATCCGCCGAGATGATCGCCTCGCGCGCCCGCAATTTCGGAGAAGGCAGCATAGTGGTTCTGGAGGGAGAACGCGTCGTCGGCTATGCCGCCGCCCAACTGACCGAGCACCTGTCGACCGGAAGCTGGAGCGAACAGACCGATGGCGGGTTGATCACCAGGACGCACATGCCTGCGGGACGGCTGGCCTATGGCGTGTCCATGTCAGCGCTACCCGGTGTCGGTGGCAAGGGCGTCGCATGGCATGTCATCACCCATTACGCAAGGATTTTCCTCGAAACTGGACGCTGCGACAGTATGTGTGTTGGCAGCCGACTGCCAGGCTTTGCCCGATGGTCGGCCACGCCGGGCAACAGCGGTACGCTTTCGGATTATCTCCGTTCCGGCACCGATGCCCGCCCCCGAGATCCCGAACTCCGGCTTTACACCGCAAACGGGTTCCAGATACTGTGGGGTCTTCCTGATTATTACCCCGATCCCAAAAGCCTTGACGCGGGTGCAATGCTGCTTCGTCGGGAATGA
- a CDS encoding pentapeptide repeat-containing protein: MEKEASTLEYRRAFHAELLHGLTAYLPHIRQHLGPSCQDLVETLQFRCHHEFLLSQIEQPLFGSGGSAHADPFSLDDVYVELSVMPHRDDDDRSIRFDDPASGFVRPAALLEKHIAGKAEAPLLITGGPGSGKSSLLRLEIAKMIARVGADNTAFVFLPLSRLRGIPDTRGGFPLSGRDVPGLLQNTTHLDLFGKLDSSGYDRLVILCDGLDEIAAQGSQQQMIHDVAGALWSLASAERMKPVIVIISGRPHAFAAIDPSLLEVARRFEMVGMAVPKHNGLQLYPAQRAEYEDTDHKIDYWFDRRFEFLTKYTAMKFGAPYPHRPHIISESKRHDIGELTWEPLLLYLVLRLGDAEAAKLNKYLPQGGFPDYDRVFDTSVRHLDRNDIYQRVIWSIRYPVHRRPGAMERPFSQGGIPERGDFEKVLGCLALAAWKKGGGRGATVKDFLRVAESLALRREADRVIQALTDKDTALDAPRLGLLSIFYFGITGLDSAGDVAYEFTHKSFSDFLVASTLFERALDLFKNPAPFSPDDPRLSVWIDLAGQGEQDIDILEFLQDEAGRLNLKATKYDSGPARQVGGQATELVKLFPPESLCLADIPDDRFAEALACLLERPTASARQAARALFAVWNKRRTTGLHKFAPLSPKGLDVRKFLAVVSPPATREELFSVNAYARGLDFIGQSLDSWDFRDQDFSDLTLAAFAFQRCDLLGAEFWATTLNEASFSQCRLDDVEFIGCLLEGVGFVEVGDFDIVNCKCHRALFTDCHFKDRTFAASDFSSSMMEGCVFEKVTFNRCIFEQAELNECHFIDCRFEMCDFVETEILGGRWIGCTEDACRFRGLVIKAPPTLENSRDFADAFSEAKVEG; the protein is encoded by the coding sequence ATGGAAAAGGAAGCGTCGACCCTTGAGTATCGCCGCGCCTTCCATGCCGAGCTTCTCCACGGTCTGACGGCATATTTGCCGCATATTCGGCAGCACCTTGGTCCATCCTGTCAGGACCTCGTCGAAACGCTTCAGTTTCGCTGCCATCACGAATTCCTGCTGTCCCAGATCGAGCAGCCGTTGTTCGGTAGCGGCGGTTCCGCGCATGCCGACCCGTTTTCGCTGGATGACGTTTATGTGGAACTGTCGGTCATGCCCCATCGCGATGACGATGACCGTTCGATCCGGTTCGATGATCCCGCTTCAGGGTTCGTCCGACCGGCTGCGCTTTTGGAAAAACACATAGCCGGGAAAGCGGAGGCTCCACTGCTCATCACTGGAGGACCGGGATCGGGAAAATCATCTCTCCTGCGGCTTGAGATCGCAAAGATGATTGCGCGGGTGGGAGCTGACAACACAGCGTTCGTGTTCCTGCCGCTCAGCCGTCTTCGCGGCATTCCCGACACGCGCGGAGGCTTTCCGCTTTCGGGACGGGATGTGCCGGGGCTCCTGCAGAACACCACGCATCTCGATCTGTTCGGTAAACTGGACAGTTCGGGTTATGACCGTCTCGTGATCTTGTGCGACGGGCTGGACGAAATTGCCGCGCAAGGCTCCCAGCAGCAGATGATACACGATGTGGCCGGAGCTCTCTGGAGCCTTGCGTCAGCAGAACGTATGAAGCCTGTCATCGTCATCATCTCCGGACGTCCACATGCGTTCGCAGCCATAGATCCTTCCCTTCTCGAAGTCGCCCGCCGTTTCGAGATGGTCGGTATGGCCGTGCCGAAACACAATGGATTGCAATTGTATCCGGCGCAGAGAGCCGAGTACGAGGATACTGACCATAAAATCGACTATTGGTTCGATCGGCGGTTCGAGTTCCTTACCAAATACACGGCGATGAAATTTGGGGCGCCATATCCGCACCGGCCGCATATCATCTCGGAATCGAAGCGCCACGACATTGGCGAACTGACATGGGAACCTCTGCTGCTCTACCTGGTTCTGCGGCTGGGGGATGCCGAGGCGGCCAAGTTGAACAAGTACCTGCCCCAGGGAGGCTTTCCCGACTACGATCGTGTCTTCGACACGTCCGTCCGGCACCTCGATCGCAACGACATCTACCAGCGCGTCATCTGGTCCATCCGCTATCCCGTCCACCGTCGTCCCGGAGCAATGGAGCGTCCGTTCTCGCAAGGGGGTATCCCGGAGCGTGGTGATTTCGAAAAAGTGCTCGGCTGCCTTGCCCTTGCCGCGTGGAAAAAAGGGGGCGGTCGCGGCGCGACGGTCAAGGACTTCTTGCGCGTCGCCGAAAGCCTGGCTTTGAGGCGAGAGGCGGATCGGGTCATCCAGGCGCTCACGGACAAGGACACCGCCCTAGATGCCCCGCGCCTGGGGCTGCTCTCCATCTTCTATTTCGGCATAACGGGATTGGATTCGGCCGGCGATGTGGCCTATGAGTTCACGCACAAGAGCTTTTCCGATTTTCTTGTTGCCTCCACGCTGTTCGAGCGAGCGCTGGATCTGTTCAAGAATCCGGCGCCCTTTTCGCCCGATGACCCACGCCTTTCGGTCTGGATCGATCTTGCGGGCCAGGGCGAGCAGGACATCGACATTCTTGAATTTCTCCAAGATGAGGCCGGACGACTCAATCTCAAGGCGACCAAATATGACTCTGGTCCGGCGAGACAGGTCGGCGGGCAGGCCACGGAACTGGTCAAGCTCTTTCCTCCCGAAAGCCTCTGTCTGGCCGACATCCCGGATGATCGCTTTGCCGAGGCGCTCGCGTGCCTGCTGGAGCGCCCAACCGCGTCTGCACGACAGGCTGCCCGCGCTCTCTTCGCCGTCTGGAACAAGCGGCGCACGACGGGATTGCACAAATTCGCCCCTTTGTCCCCCAAAGGTCTCGATGTCCGAAAATTCCTTGCTGTGGTTAGCCCGCCCGCGACGCGTGAGGAACTCTTTTCGGTCAACGCCTATGCAAGAGGCCTAGACTTCATTGGCCAGTCGCTGGACAGCTGGGATTTCCGGGATCAGGATTTCAGCGACCTGACCCTTGCCGCTTTTGCCTTTCAGCGCTGTGATCTTCTGGGCGCCGAGTTCTGGGCGACCACTCTAAACGAAGCCTCTTTTTCCCAATGCCGCCTCGATGACGTCGAGTTCATAGGATGCCTGCTTGAGGGTGTGGGATTTGTTGAAGTGGGCGATTTCGATATCGTGAACTGCAAGTGTCACCGTGCCCTGTTCACGGACTGCCACTTCAAGGACAGAACCTTTGCGGCAAGCGATTTTTCAAGCAGCATGATGGAAGGCTGTGTTTTCGAGAAGGTGACATTCAATCGGTGTATCTTCGAGCAGGCAGAACTGAACGAATGCCACTTCATCGACTGCCGCTTCGAGATGTGCGATTTCGTCGAGACCGAGATCCTCGGTGGACGCTGGATCGGTTGCACTGAGGATGCCTGCCGGTTCCGAGGGCTGGTCATCAAGGCGCCTCCGACACTTGAAAACAGTCGCGATTTTGCCGATGCCTTCAGCGAGGCGAAGGTAGAAGGATAA
- a CDS encoding radical SAM protein produces MPWLKTRGACCTFCRLPAGTRLAVLGEGHEDHFSPWRVAQADYVEMIDTALDGSQGVENITLFNGGSFLTDHEIPSTARKHLYQRFAEHPTASELMVESRPEFVRDDMLDEALDAIGEKRLMVGIGLESIDDHVRNDVLKKYIGRKSFLAAIENLQRHGIRTFVYVFLGAPGLSARDAYLDAKRTIAFLADLGIDEIALSCAFVPPGGQLETLYRQDAFRPPWLWTILELIAEARDNGWPLSVGGFDDFPPPVAIAQNCGKCDQQVMEVIDTHRATGTLTLTALPECGCRPEWERAMVGTDSG; encoded by the coding sequence GTGCCATGGCTCAAGACGCGGGGTGCGTGTTGCACCTTCTGCCGCCTTCCGGCCGGAACGCGGCTGGCGGTTCTGGGCGAAGGTCATGAGGATCATTTTTCTCCATGGCGCGTCGCGCAGGCCGATTACGTCGAAATGATCGACACGGCGCTGGACGGCAGCCAGGGCGTTGAAAACATCACCCTCTTCAACGGCGGCTCCTTTCTCACAGACCATGAAATTCCCTCGACCGCCCGGAAACATCTTTACCAACGCTTTGCGGAACACCCGACGGCAAGCGAACTGATGGTCGAAAGCCGCCCGGAATTCGTGCGCGATGACATGCTGGATGAAGCGCTGGACGCAATAGGCGAAAAAAGGCTCATGGTCGGCATCGGGCTTGAAAGCATCGACGATCATGTGCGCAACGACGTCCTGAAAAAGTATATCGGGCGCAAGAGCTTTCTTGCCGCGATCGAGAACTTGCAGCGCCACGGCATCCGCACATTTGTCTATGTTTTTCTCGGCGCTCCGGGACTGTCCGCGCGTGACGCCTATCTCGACGCAAAGCGGACAATCGCCTTCCTCGCCGACCTGGGTATCGATGAAATCGCCCTTTCCTGCGCCTTCGTGCCGCCGGGCGGCCAGTTGGAGACGCTCTATCGTCAGGATGCGTTCCGTCCGCCATGGCTGTGGACGATCTTGGAACTGATAGCGGAGGCAAGGGACAACGGATGGCCACTGTCCGTCGGTGGCTTCGATGATTTTCCGCCGCCAGTGGCCATAGCCCAGAACTGCGGAAAGTGCGACCAGCAGGTCATGGAGGTGATCGACACCCATCGCGCGACCGGCACCCTGACGCTTACAGCCCTGCCGGAATGCGGGTGCCGCCCGGAGTGGGAGAGAGCGATGGTTGGGACGGATTCGGGGTGA
- a CDS encoding MvdC/MvdD family ATP grasp protein, with the protein MLIVTSRDDAHADHVIRRLNALGREHLVVRINTEDFAQNCISAFDGSAFSIKLIDSGRSFISSECASVWFRRPKTFHLSGEHDSYTKEYLDKQWTAFLRGLYFSTHDSARWINPLPALHRARNKLQQIELASRIGLPMPRTLITNDSFRAVSFINNIGSCITKSLDEPSVYLDGHIFPMFTRELDIEDVKKYRRNIEVCPILIQEKIEKTSDVRVVVFGERVFAVEMVYSGDNSIEIDVRQTDPSFLRYRSIDIPDSLSQLIQEFVRRQGLVFSALDFVVDESNKFVFLENNANGQWLWLERYVSIPLTDSLLSLLLPIVNGNE; encoded by the coding sequence ATGCTGATTGTCACATCGCGCGATGATGCGCATGCCGACCATGTCATACGCAGACTGAATGCACTTGGTCGCGAACATTTGGTCGTGCGCATCAATACGGAAGACTTTGCGCAGAATTGCATATCGGCATTTGATGGTTCCGCTTTTTCAATAAAATTGATTGATTCCGGACGTTCATTTATTTCGTCCGAATGTGCTTCAGTTTGGTTTCGCCGGCCAAAGACGTTTCATCTTTCGGGAGAGCATGATAGCTACACAAAGGAGTACTTGGACAAGCAATGGACTGCATTTCTACGGGGGTTGTATTTTTCCACTCACGACTCAGCTCGCTGGATAAACCCTCTTCCCGCATTGCATCGCGCAAGAAATAAACTCCAGCAAATCGAATTGGCTTCGAGAATCGGCTTACCGATGCCGCGTACATTAATAACCAATGATTCATTCAGGGCCGTCAGCTTTATCAACAATATTGGCTCTTGCATTACAAAAAGCCTTGATGAGCCGAGCGTATATCTAGATGGACATATATTCCCAATGTTCACCAGGGAACTGGATATTGAAGACGTAAAAAAATATAGGAGAAATATTGAAGTTTGTCCAATACTTATTCAAGAGAAGATTGAAAAAACAAGTGACGTTCGAGTTGTTGTATTTGGGGAAAGGGTATTTGCAGTAGAAATGGTATATTCTGGCGATAATAGCATCGAAATAGATGTACGACAAACAGACCCATCGTTTTTACGTTACCGTTCAATAGATATCCCAGATTCTCTTTCGCAGCTAATACAGGAATTCGTTCGTCGTCAAGGTTTAGTGTTTTCCGCTCTGGATTTTGTTGTAGATGAATCCAACAAATTTGTGTTTTTGGAGAATAATGCTAACGGTCAGTGGTTATGGCTTGAACGGTATGTCTCAATTCCGCTTACTGACTCACTTCTTTCCTTGCTGTTACCTATAGTTAACGGAAACGAATAG